The DNA sequence TTGAAGCTCTTTTGCCAAATCACAGCCTGTTTGCTCCACTAGGAAAGACGTACAGGCACCAGGTTTACTGTGTCACATTTTTGACCTTACCAGAGTACATCGTACACTTCCTTTTGGTACTGTCGTTCAATACAGTGGCTAGccaaatattattgttattaaaatgtcAGCATTCAGTGGTGAGAAAGGCTCTGTGCTTTTCAATGTTGAAATAAGTAGGAACTCCTGAAACTCAAAAAGGCTTTTCTTAGTTCTATGGGACTGTGGTGATTTGAAGATCAAGGAAGAAAAAGTGAAACCTAAGCAGCAAACATGCAACACTGAAGAAAATAATGCTCAAAATGTTAATGCATTTTCCTTAAATCAACTGTCCCATTCCTACAGTAGAGGAAATGCCCCTGTTATTGGTAAACCGGAGGTGATTTATTTTAATAGCTTCACAATGtgcatctgtcttttttttaatatcGTAGGTTTCCATTTAATTACGCAGCTGAAAGGCATGAGTGTGGTGCTGGTGCTACTTCCTACACTGCTGCTTGTTATGCTCACGGGGGCTCAGAGAGCTTGCCCAAAGAACTGCAGATGTGATGGCAAAATTGTGTACTGTGAGTCTCATGCTTTCGCAGATATCCCTGAGAACATTTCTGGAGGGTCACAAGGCTTATCATTAAGGTTCAACAGCATTCAGAAGCTCAAATCCAATCAGTTTGCTGGCCTTAACCAGCTTATATGGCTTTATCTTGACCATAATTACATTAGCTCAGTGGATGAAGATGCATTTCAAGGGATCCGTAGACTGAAAGAATTAATTCTAAGCTCCAACAAAATTACTTATCTGCACAATAAAACATTTCACCCAGTTCCCAATCTCCGCAATCTGGACCTCTCCTACAATAAGCTTCAGACATTGCAATCTGAACAATTTAAAGGCCTTCGGAAACTCATCATTTTGCACTTGAGATCTAACTCACTAAAGACTGTACCCATAAGAGTTTTTCAAGACTGTCGGAATCTTGATTTTTTGGATTTGGGTTACAATCGTCTTCGCAGCTTGTCCCGAAATGCATTTGCTGGCCTCTTGAAGTTAAAGGAGCTCCACTTGGAGCACAACCAGTTTTCCAAGATCAACTTTGCTCATTTTCCACGTCTCTTCAACCTCCGCTCAATTTACTTACAATGGAACAGGATTCGCTCCATTAGCCAAGGTTTGACATGGACTTGGAGTTCCTTACACAACTTGGATTTATCAGGGAATGACATCCAAGGAATTGAGCCGGGCACATTTAAATGCCTCCCCAATTTACAAAAATTGAATTTGGATTCCAACAAGCTCACCAACATCTCACAGGAAACTGTCAATGCGTGGATATCATTAATATCCATCACCTTGTCTGGAAATATGTGGGAATGCAGTCGGAGCatttgtcctttattttattgGCTTAAGAATTTCaaaggaaataaggaaagcaCCATGATATGTGCAGGACCTAAGCACATCCAGGGTGAAAAGGTTAGTGATGCAGTGGAAACATATAATATCTGTTCTGAAGTCCAGGTGGTCAACACAGAAAGATCACACCTGGTGCCCCAAACTCCCCAGAAACCTCTGATTATCCCTAAACCTACCATCTTCAAACCTGACGTCACCCAATCCACCTTTGAAACACCAAGCCCTTCCCCAGGGTTTCAGATTCCTGGCGCAGAGCAAGAGTATGAGCATGTTTCATTTCACAAAATTATTGCAGGGAGTGTGGCTCTCTTTCTGTCAGTGGCCATGATCCTCTTGGTGATCTATGTGTCTTGGAAACGCTACCCAGCCAGCATGAAACAACTCCAGCAACACTCTCTTATGAAGAGGCGGCGGAAAAAGGCCAGAGAGTCTGAAAGACAAATGAATTCCCCTTTACAGGAGTATTATGTGGACTACAAGCCTACAAACTCTGAGACCATGGATATATCGGTTAATGGATCTGGGCCCTGCACATATACCATCTCTGGCTCCAGGGAATGTGAGGTATGAACCATGATCCTCCTAAAAGCATTTCTACTGCGGGGAAGGAGAGGTAAATGTTTGAAGCCCTAGAGGTGTCTCTAATCACTAGAAAGATTAATGACCCTTTTGCTTTTGGGTTTTGCTCAGTATGAAAGGTTACTTAATTAAATTACAACCACCAGGAAattgactgctttttttttttttttttttaatggttgaaaCTTGAAGGAAGTTCATTCAAGGATAAGTTGGAATAAAGCACTATGTTAAAACATCTGCTTTTTAACAATTTGTATACAGGGGTTGGacttaaaaacacacatacaaacaaaacTCTTTTCGTTCTGAAATTTCTGTCTGGTTCTTGGTGTTTGACTTTTGTAATGGAGTAAAGAAGAGGGGCcagcttaatttaaaaataaagtgagttTACCAAAATTCCAGAAGGTAATGAAGATTTAAACCAAAGAGCAATTTTCCCAAGGGTTGATTTTGTTGTAAATTTTTAGTTTGAATGAAAGCATGCAACAGGGATCTTACACCCGTGTTACTTGCCATTTAGTTATTATACCAGCATAGAGAATGTCAGAGGCCTACTGTGTAATTGTATCAGATTCCTAaggtgtcttttatttttttttccttctttcctactttctttcactccttcctttccttcctttttcttcctttatttttttgttttgttttgttttttaattactgGGTTATAGATCTGATTTAAAAGGTTTTTATGCACTGGCTATTTGTGTTTAATCAGAATGAAACTTCAATTCCATGCTTTGGCTTTGTCCCTGGTAACTAAAATCAGGTCACAATTTTGTGGATGATTTAGCAATGACAAAATGGCAGTCATAGCAAGGACTGTTTGTCAGTATTGCTGTCATCCCCAAAAGAAATGATATGTATTCTTGTTAAACTTATTCAGAAGTAAGTGATacaaatattcataaataaaaggagagaggTTTGAGTTCTGGGTATTCTCCCTTTCTGTAACAGCCTCAAATAAAGGCGTACCTTCcatgttatattatttttgtttttataagaataaatttGGACCCGGTTTctgattatttaattttaaagatcACTTACAGGAACGTGTTAATGAGTAGACACATAGTCACAAATTTCAAACTTGTCAATAAATAATACAGGATGTAGATTGTTCTTTTCTTGGTAAAGTTGATCCTTATGTGCAAAGACTGACTACCAAGGCCTTGTTGCTGGAAGAAACTAGTGAAGAGAGGTTAAAGTCTGGGAATATAATGTTTTAGTATCTGATTTTAGATGATTACTCTTTCAAAAGACAGTTTTAATGAGTATTTAAAGATGTTGCCCTTTCTAATGCTAGTTAACAGttggaaaatataatttgctCTTTGATAGTGTATACTCCAATTTCTCCATAGTCCTAACTGCAAATgctaatgaaaatgttttcagacAAAGCACTGAATTTGAAATAATCTCTAACTCAGTACAATTTGGACTATTGAACTGTTCTTCAAAGAGTTCATTTTCGCCTTTTTTTGTGTATCATTGAAAATAAGAGAAGTAATCCCAGATAGTAAATTCCTAAAAGGAAACTGTATAAGCAATTGcccttaaaaattaaagagaataaaagattTTCTATAAAAGTCTAACAAGGCTTGATGTTTTTATTGCAGGCCCACAATTATACAATATACTTGAATATTAGTAACACAAGTTCATCATATTTTATTCTGGGTTCTCCTTATATTTTGTGATCCTCTTAAAGGCTGGtaacataaaaagtaaagaaaaatctagatgcattaattcattttctCTTGACGTTTGGAGTAgaatgatgatttttatttttaagaatcacCAAGAAGAAGGAAACATTCTTAAAGAACCAGGACTTGAGAGCCAGGGTTCTAAAACTTTTCCAGAGATCTTAAGTTTCACAGATTATTGCATCAAAAACCCTAGGCATTACCATgatagaaacaaatttaaaagatggTTCATTTAATTAAAACGTGTATTTAAAACCACATTTTGATATTGTATGTGTTATATAGATTGACATTTAATGTCATGAAATTGCACTAGTATTGTTGGAAATGAATCTGTTGTTAAGGCATTAAATAATGAAGAATGTAATTAAATATTGTAATAATTCTGTTGAGTCAAAATGGAATCCTTACTGAAGTAGCTCAAACTTTCTGTGGCCTAAAACATGGAAATTAGAAGGCTATACATTTAAGATCATATGTCCATTTAGGATGAGGAGGGGGGGTGCTCTAAAACTACATTTAAATGAATTTCaacttgttttaaaacaaaaacatacaaaaacaaacattgcAGGGGTCACCCCATTTTTTGACAGAATGTTTGCTGTATTACAGTTATAGGTAGATATAAACAATGAGGAAAAGCAAACTCTTAGAAATTGTTATACAGAAAGCCCTAATTACTTCCTACTTCTTTGTCACTCAGAGTAAATTTTCTCCTGTTGAGAAATATTCCTTTGGACAAAATTTCTCTACAAAATAGAGTCAAGAGAGGGCAGTGATTTGCCTAAGTTTACAATGTTTTTGGAATAGTAGAAGTATGCTGAATTTTAACCTGGCATTGTTTCATAAGTCTCATACATCACTAGTTTAGCAGAGaatcattaatatatttataagacATTTTTGTGAggtaggtttttttaaaaaaatattcaaaacaccAAACTCTACCCAATAAAGCCATAAATATTTAATTGGGAAACTTAGCACCAAATGCTAATTTTCTAAGATAGTgccttgaagaaataaaaattgcattaaatttaaaattctgctttCCACCTAACTTTATATTCAGTTACCATTACCTAAATATGGTTACAAgatccattttgttttttttttttttttttgagaggattttttaaaattgagattatTGATTAGATTGGTGTTTGTGAACTTCCATACAAATATAGCatgtaattttcaaattaaataattttgtctCTATGTTTTGCAACTTTTAATTCTGAAAAGTCCATGTGCACATACCATACTGATAAAATGcaggataatattttaataacttgGGCAGTAAAAATTGTTCATATctataaaagagaaacagagtaGATAGTTATGAGTAATTAATATGATATATAGCACAAGTATAAGGGATACATACATCTCAATCATCATACTTTGAGTAGAACAGTGTGCTTGGTTGAACTGAATCATTCACTTTGTTCTCAATATGTACTcagaaaagagaatttaaagCCAAAATGATATAGCTTTTCCTAAAACTGTAAGGTGTTACTATAAATAgacaaaatgcaaatatttacttttaaaaatagcttgtGTAGCTTGGCATAATgttatctcattaaaaaatatgatCAGGGCTATAAAGTTGCTTCATTCTGCATATCAAATTTTTCCTTCGAAATTGTAAAGAACAAAGTTTTGAATTTCTAGTTCTTCTAGAATTTGTTTCATCAACTAAAAATAACAAGGGCCTTTATATTAGACAATGTGAATACAGGACAAGAAAGAACATTTGTAGTGTggtttgtacatttaaaaaaattaaattggtaaaaacttaaaatgaatgaatgtagtCTCTAAAGAGACTCTCCATCCAAAGTGTTTCAATAGTTAAGTAATTGAAATATAAAGTTTAATGATCCCATAGTGCTAACAGTGCTGCTATTAGGAAAATAGCAGTAAAGGTGACATTATAGGTGTATATTTTccgaatatttaatattttcgtTACTTTCTTCAAAattgagcaaaatttaaaaaaaattactggttTTCAGTTGGGGTTATATAATTTCTTTCACTGTTATGCAGAGGGTGGTATAAACCATTTCtaacaatttatatttattgactATGTTAGGTCAGGTTCAAACAATTAGCATAGAGTAGACCATTAACAACTTCTCACATTTTAGATATTTGATATTTTGCAGTGTGCTAAGTGAATTTCCAAGGACTACTAAGCAAAATGTATGTACAAAGACGATTCTAAGGAAAGCAGACCCAGTTACCTTGAGTTTAATTAACGGTTTATCAACATAAAGCTATAGAAAACAAACTATTTAGGTGGCTGACTACAACTGTGTCATGATACAATGTTATAATTGAAACTGTATTTGTATATTAaatagaatgtgtgtgtgtttgtatatgagTTTATCCAGGtatgtatgtctgtatatatgtgtgtgtgtgtgtgtgtgtattgagagacagaatataaacatttttccatCAGAATTAATGTCcatgaaaattaattaaattttgttaCTACAATTTAAATTATTAGTAACAAAAATTTGAGGTCAAAATTACCAAGATTTGTTTTAGTTAGGAATATGGTCCTTAAGGTAAATGTATTACCATatctaaaaattttaagtgtcgtcaggcgcggtggctcatgcctgtaatcccagtactttgggaggccaaggagggtggattacttgaggtcaagagtttgagaccagtctggctaacatggtgaaaacctgtctctactgaaaataataaaaattagctggtcatggtggtgcatacctacaatctcagttactagggaggttgaggcaagagaatcacttgaacccaggaggtggaggatgcagtgcaagatcatactactgcactgctgcctgggcgacagagaaagactccatctcaaaataaataaataaacaaaatataaattataagtGTTTTACATCTATGtagtctaaaattcttttttaaaaaacaaaatttaacataTAGTCAAGTCTGTATTTATACTACATATTGTCATTTTTTGTGTTACTTTAGACTTGTCACTTCATTTCTCTGTGACGCGTCACTCAAACGAGTGACTCAGCTGGCACAGTGTTTCCCAACACAAAGCAATTCCTAGATTAGCATAAAATTTGTAAAATCTCAATGGTCATTCTCAGAACTAAAAATGCAGGATGAGCTGTGGAGAAAAAGACTGAGCTACTTACATTCATTGgtcaatgagaaaagaaagagcttCTTCAGTTACTAAAAACTGGGGTGCCCAGGTAAGCAGCCACACAATTTCTTTATGCTTGAGGGGAAAATATGTACCCCACACATACAAACATGTGAGCACATGAGTGCACGCtcccacacacatatatgtctTTGAAATTCTGCTAAGTAACTAGATGTTTTGAAAGCACTTAAAACTATGTccgctttttaaaaaaatcgatTGTCTGAATTAGGTCCAATTAAAATCTATTTGTGAATAGAGTTTTCATTAGAATTCACAAATGGTAGTGATGAAGAGTGACAGCTGCCAAAAAAAGACCGACATAGCTAATTTAGGAAAGATTTTAAACTGACAATAaatgaccctttttttttttttctagaattagTTGGTATTAGCATCTCACCGACAAGGTTTTAATAAATGATTGCTCTCTAAGACTCTAAGCTGAGAAGTCTACGGTCTTAAGAATGTGTAGCTTTTGACACACCCCAATAATATCCACAGGATGCCAGAATTTCCTTCATGAGACCTTTCtgtgtttataaaatgtaatCATCCCTAGTTCTTCTCAGGAATTGCATTTAGAGATAGTTTTATGCTTTAGGAGTTGCTCAGTAATATTTTCACTGGGGACTTGGTGACTCATCTGAATTTTCATGTCTCTAGAGTTTCATGATTCACTAAATCAAAGCGAAGCAGAAGCAACCTGTATATCACTAGACACTGAGAGTTTTGAAAAACTAGTATGTCTTTTGATCAGTGAAAAGCATGAAGTGATattgaatatgttttaaaaattaaaattgctttttataGTACCAGAAGAACCATCATTCACTGAGTCAGTTTAATAAAATCTCAATAttcatgaaaggaaaaagaaattacaggACTATTTTTCTCATGCACTCCATAAGCCATTAAAATTGTAACTGTAAGGTAGGAAAGGTTGAGaaaaaaaagcacagtatttCCTAAGGTATCAAAACAAttggttttttaaataaacatctgCTAGAAGCTGCTAGATAAGTTCAAAGACTATGTATTTAAACTCCTGctaaagagtttaaaaataatgctttcaCTGCCAAGAGAAATTAAAGTCTAAACAAACATAACCACGGAAAATTAGTCCTTTACAAGGGAGGCCAGGTAATATGGTAggtacacctatagtcccagttacttgtgaggctAAGGTAGTAAGATTGCTTAAGGCCAAAAGTTCTAGGTTGTCCTGAGCAGTGTTTGAGCCTGTGAATAGCctctgtgctccaacctgggcaaaactTAGGGGCTGTCTCTAAAACTTACAAATAATGAAAGGTAAGACCTTAAATTTACTTACATAAAGTTTGTAAACTTAAGTTTGGGGAATGAAATGATAGCAAAGTCATTTGATTTAATGTCATAAAGTTTGACCTTAAGTCAAATCGATACATTATAATATTGCAAACATAAGTTTGGGGAATGAAATGACAGAAAAGCTgatacatattaataaaatatttaaaaatggtgaaaatgtaagaaattcagaaaaaaatatgaggAAGCATGATTAAAAGGAAAACCCTGAACACAAACTTTAAActattagtatattttatttccatatacaacaataataataaatgccaTAACCTTATTATGTATTTGCTTAAAATAAGTTAGCAAACTTGCTTAAAATAAGTTAGCAAATGTgcttaaaataaatgcatatgagCAAATATATAACTCAATAAGGTTATGGCATTTAGCATTATTGTTTGtacatggaaataaaatatactaatattttaatggtaatgaattaaaatataaatatcaaagtaactttgaaatatttcatttaaacagCTATATACAATTAAACACTCATGTAtcttctataaatatttctaaaatactaACATGTATATTGAATACAGATGGTATTGCTTTTGAATACAGACAGATAATTGCTTTTTAATAAACACAGTTCTGTACTAACTTATCCAGTTTATATGCattgtctcaaaattaaatatttgtggaagatacataaaaaggaatttaatgacagaaattttttatttcctctctcaTTGCCTCAATTTGGTATGACTGTTTTCCAGATTTGGGGATGTCCACATACCATAACTTGTAAGGTATGTTGTCTTCTTTACCTAGTTTTTCATCTCTTTGTTTACTGAATGCAGACCTCAGAGAAAAGTGGAAAAATGCAATCATTACATCTAGCAAGAAGAatcactttttccattttttttttaaacacaagttCTTCTAGCGGAAGTAATTAAGGTATAGTAAACATTTTGACTGCAGGTTTTAAAATACAATGGTCAGGTGTAGGGTAACTATAATGTCAAAACTTATGAcacataatttttacttttacctACATTTTAATGGGTCAGGCCTTCAAATATCATTGATTTAAAAccgaaaaatgaataaatttttaacaAACAGACAAACTAAGATAAACATGGATGAGTTGTTTAAGAGAATTCACTATATTTTTAGGATCTAAATAAGCAATATATGCTTCAAAATAGGAATATATAGAGTTATGATTTGATTCTATTTGGGctaaatttttaaacttaaagcAAAATTACATAGACACTAATTTTGGAGTagcaaaaaatatagaaaaaaaatgcctgcaaatgttcttttattttgcaAGGACAGTGCTACTTAATTCGTATTCACTgtatatttttcactttcaaaGTATAACAATTGTTGTTTAGTTGccttctcttaaaataaaatgtcattaggTAAAGCCTTGAAATTGTGATGATTTTATTGAGACAAATAGAAACAGTCTTTGGGTATAAATTCTAAATTTGCATTTcaattcttctctccttcctcaagCCACATTAACTGAAACATACATTCTTTCACTTGCTCTTGAAGATCTAAATATTTGAGGTGTTAAATTATTAAAAGTTGATTCCTTATTTCCTTTCACTGACTCATATTAAGAAATGAcaccttaaaaatatgtttgtttgtttcatcatAAATTTCATCATGATGCATTCATTTCACTATTAAGTGCTTTGATATTTACAGTCATAAATTGATACCACTCTTGTCAGTTGTTCCTAATAAGACTTAAAGAAACAATTGAAATACACATTAATTAGGTTTGAGTCTTTTTTAGTATGGTCACCATAGatgaaaaaatgatattttcttctctgtttataGTTCTGTAAAAGTAATAGCAGAGAGGTCAGCCTTGAAGTACTTTAGGTTGATGGTCAAACCACAACATGAACAAATATTGCCTTGGTCCAGTGGTTAGATCAAGGGGTGAAAAAGAGGTCTTAGATTTGAAGTGGACTCACTTTACTTCTTTAATATTGGACAAGTAAATATATATCTGACCTTTCTGTGATATAATTTTTTCATCTATTGAACTAGGATAATAACTTTCCAAGTAACTTGTTGAAATGATTAATGAGGTACTATTCAAAAACCACTCTGAACTCCACCATAAAAAGCTTCAGTGTAAATATGAATGATTATTAACCATAAGCCCTACTGTTtactgaaaaatgcaaaatataatgtagctgtattattttcattgttattattagttACAATGCTGGTTATAATACTCCCTGATGTAGAAACAAGTGTTATGGTTACATTTTTACTAAAGTGAATAATAAACATGACCTTTCTGTCCCTTGTCTGAGCTGTAATTTAGTTTGGGTACCAGAGCTGGCAATATTTAATAATACCTCAGGATTTGTAAAATACTCCCTTGATGGAACATTTTATTCACCTTGCAAAGAAAGCagcatttataattattttgttgttaCTATGTCTAAAGAAGAAAGGAGTTAGAGAAACAACTTATAAATTCCCGATCTTATCAGATATCATACTTCAGTTCATTTTAACAAGCAgaacagtttgtttgtttgtttgttggcttttgttttgttttttgttttattttgatacagagtctcactctgtcgcccaggctggagtgcaattgtgccatctcagctcactgcaacctccacctcctgggttcaagcaattctcctgcctcagcctcctgagtagctgggattccaggcatgtgcaaccatgcctggctagtttttgtatttttagtagagacagggtttcaccatgttggccaggctggtcttgaactcctgacctcaggcgatctgccctccctggcctcccaaagtgctgggagtacaggtgtgagccactgtggccggccTTGGAAACAGTTTTTTCATTCCCCAGGTGTTTATGCATCACACATGACAAGTGGGAGTTTTCAGCAATACATTAGATATTCCTTTTGAATTCAGAAGTTATTAGTAAGTGATTTAAAGAATAATTGATATGGCTCTAgggcatatatatgtgtgttatatataatttaataatttgtaCATAAGTATATTGGTTAAGTATAAGCTCTTATATTTGTAGAAATATGTATTGCATCATTCTTATTATTGTCCCCatagtgaaatatattttaaactgaatCACATTTCTTTCTAAGTTTTTCAATGGAATATTTCTCATGATACGATTGTGTGCTATGAAGTAAGAGAGGGCACCACtgacaaaaaacaacaacaacaacaacaacaaaaaaaaccaaaaaacaaacaaacaaaaacccataaaGACAAAATAGTAATGTTACATTTGCTTGAGGAGACAAATGATTTTCTTTGTGATTGGTAAAGCGTAATTATTCCAATAAGGGGATTCTGCCAGTGGTTGATATATCTATTTTGATTATGTACTATGGAACTAGGGAAATAACATGGTTTGGGTTCTCCCTGTGAGATGGATCAGAGTTAAAATTGCATTAATCAGTTGTCCTCCATGAGCCCTTACTCTGACTGGAGGATAACAAGGATGTTTTAGATCTCCAAGAAATTAGTGTCACTTCAGGGTTTGTGTGGAGTAATCCCCAAAAAGTCTGATTACTTCACATTCCCCAGTACACAGTCACcttagaaaataattatagatCTCGCTGGAGAAGACTGGGGGAAAGTTTAACAGCATACATTTTTCATAGTATAGCAGGGTCTTTCCTCAAGGGGAGCTGTCTGCCTTTTCATTCAGTGgattctgggtctgtaaactgacTCAAGTCTGGGAATTGATTATGGGATCATGACTCTTTTGGTGATTCAAATTAGACTTCCGTTCACTTGAGCTAGAACTCTTCCACTTATGCAGATCAAGTACGAATTCAATGAATTTCTATGTACTTCTCCTCTAGGGACACCATGA is a window from the Macaca mulatta isolate MMU2019108-1 chromosome 13, T2T-MMU8v2.0, whole genome shotgun sequence genome containing:
- the LRRTM4 gene encoding leucine-rich repeat transmembrane neuronal protein 4 isoform X2, with the protein product MGFHLITQLKGMSVVLVLLPTLLLVMLTGAQRACPKNCRCDGKIVYCESHAFADIPENISGGSQGLSLRFNSIQKLKSNQFAGLNQLIWLYLDHNYISSVDEDAFQGIRRLKELILSSNKITYLHNKTFHPVPNLRNLDLSYNKLQTLQSEQFKGLRKLIILHLRSNSLKTVPIRVFQDCRNLDFLDLGYNRLRSLSRNAFAGLLKLKELHLEHNQFSKINFAHFPRLFNLRSIYLQWNRIRSISQGLTWTWSSLHNLDLSGNDIQGIEPGTFKCLPNLQKLNLDSNKLTNISQETVNAWISLISITLSGNMWECSRSICPLFYWLKNFKGNKESTMICAGPKHIQGEKVSDAVETYNICSEVQVVNTERSHLVPQTPQKPLIIPKPTIFKPDVTQSTFETPSPSPGFQIPGAEQEYEHVSFHKIIAGSVALFLSVAMILLVIYVSWKRYPASMKQLQQHSLMKRRRKKARESERQMNSPLQEYYVDYKPTNSETMDISVNGSGPCTYTISGSRECEKPEPRAVDGKCKWISLFPQIYTKHWSQFHGTTCHSAASQVTLASMAF
- the LRRTM4 gene encoding leucine-rich repeat transmembrane neuronal protein 4 isoform X1; the encoded protein is MGFHLITQLKGMSVVLVLLPTLLLVMLTGAQRACPKNCRCDGKIVYCESHAFADIPENISGGSQGLSLRFNSIQKLKSNQFAGLNQLIWLYLDHNYISSVDEDAFQGIRRLKELILSSNKITYLHNKTFHPVPNLRNLDLSYNKLQTLQSEQFKGLRKLIILHLRSNSLKTVPIRVFQDCRNLDFLDLGYNRLRSLSRNAFAGLLKLKELHLEHNQFSKINFAHFPRLFNLRSIYLQWNRIRSISQGLTWTWSSLHNLDLSGNDIQGIEPGTFKCLPNLQKLNLDSNKLTNISQETVNAWISLISITLSGNMWECSRSICPLFYWLKNFKGNKESTMICAGPKHIQGEKVSDAVETYNICSEVQVVNTERSHLVPQTPQKPLIIPKPTIFKPDVTQSTFETPSPSPGFQIPGAEQEYEHVSFHKIIAGSVALFLSVAMILLVIYVSWKRYPASMKQLQQHSLMKRRRKKARESERQMNSPLQEYYVDYKPTNSETMDISVNGSGPCTYTISGSRECEIPHHVKPLPYYSYDQPVMGYCQAHQPLHVTKGYETVSPELDESPGLELGRDHSFIATIARSAAPTIYLERIAN